A part of Gemmatimonas groenlandica genomic DNA contains:
- a CDS encoding alpha/beta fold hydrolase: MNRLALPLLLALAPSLLRAQAAPPHRAEHREFVVSNFTTESGVTLPQARIVYGTYGKLNAARDNVVLLPSHYMANHHGYEWLIGDGLALDTTKLFLVATELFGNGASSSPSNTPEPLHGPRFPLTTIRDNVQIVHRLLTEQLGVTHLRAVIGFSMGAQQAFQWAVSYPAFADRIVATSGTAKTYGHGIMRLEGQIAAITADPSFNNGDYAAPPKAGLEAFGMVWAAWLYSQEWWRKELWRASARPGTSFDQFVQSWRTRFSADANNYILQARTWERHDVGTTPGFSGDTEKALRSISVPLLYMPSETDLYFPVGDARYEAQFIPKVQLVPIPSLWGHPAGAGANPEDKRFLNAKITAFLAGGDANRAR, translated from the coding sequence ATGAACCGACTCGCGCTTCCTTTGCTCCTGGCCCTCGCGCCCTCGCTCCTTCGCGCACAAGCTGCGCCTCCACACAGAGCCGAGCATCGCGAGTTCGTGGTGTCGAACTTCACGACGGAAAGTGGCGTCACATTGCCGCAGGCCCGCATCGTGTACGGTACCTACGGCAAGCTCAACGCCGCGCGTGACAACGTCGTGCTGCTACCCTCGCACTACATGGCCAATCATCACGGCTACGAGTGGCTGATCGGCGATGGCTTGGCGCTCGACACGACGAAGCTGTTTCTGGTGGCCACGGAACTGTTCGGAAACGGCGCCTCGTCGTCGCCGAGCAACACGCCGGAGCCGTTGCATGGCCCGCGTTTTCCTCTCACGACGATTCGCGACAACGTGCAGATCGTGCATCGTCTGCTCACCGAGCAGCTGGGGGTGACGCACCTCCGCGCGGTGATCGGCTTCTCGATGGGCGCCCAGCAGGCGTTTCAGTGGGCAGTGAGCTATCCAGCCTTCGCCGACCGTATCGTGGCGACGTCGGGCACGGCGAAGACGTACGGCCATGGGATTATGCGGCTCGAGGGGCAGATCGCTGCCATCACGGCCGATCCGTCGTTCAATAACGGCGACTACGCTGCGCCACCGAAGGCAGGACTCGAAGCGTTCGGCATGGTGTGGGCCGCGTGGCTGTATTCGCAGGAGTGGTGGCGCAAGGAGCTGTGGCGAGCGAGCGCGCGACCTGGCACCAGCTTCGATCAGTTCGTGCAGTCGTGGCGCACGCGCTTCTCGGCCGATGCCAACAACTACATCCTGCAGGCGCGCACGTGGGAGCGACACGATGTCGGCACCACGCCGGGCTTCAGCGGCGACACCGAGAAGGCGCTCCGGTCGATCTCGGTACCGTTACTGTACATGCCGTCGGAAACCGACTTGTACTTCCCCGTCGGCGATGCGCGCTACGAAGCGCAATTCATTCCGAAGGTGCAGTTGGTGCCCATCCCCTCGCTCTGGGGACATCCGGCTGGTGCCGGTGCGAATCCCGAGGACAAGCGGTTCCTGAACGCGAAGATCACCGCGTTTCTGGCCGGCGGCGACGCCAACCGGGCACGGTAG
- a CDS encoding serine/threonine-protein kinase yields MANTFRVDSEELRARLHALFGSELRIDRELGRGGMAAVFLAFDSALERQVAVKLLLPDVSVHGDVVERFLREARTVAALQHPHIVTVYGVRSRDDAHAIVMQFVDGTSLDAVVAEQGALPPAQAARLLSQVAAGLQHAHDRGVVHRDVKPANVLVDDQGNAYVSDFGIARRNDGAIVTRAGFVLGSWDYMSPEQRTGERVTPAADQYAFGVMAFEVFTGRLPFPGTPAEVIRGHMDTPAPSLRAVVPELTPTIDALIARMLAKDPSDRWPSLAEARLRLDELAEGRTSGAHDVVPTATPAVSTRAVSTRAVTIGVVVLLLAAIAAWALGLFGS; encoded by the coding sequence GTGGCGAACACGTTCCGCGTCGATTCCGAGGAGCTGCGTGCGCGATTGCACGCGCTCTTCGGTAGCGAGCTGCGGATCGATCGTGAACTCGGACGTGGCGGCATGGCCGCGGTGTTTCTGGCCTTTGATTCCGCGCTGGAGCGACAAGTCGCGGTGAAGCTGTTGCTGCCCGATGTGTCGGTGCACGGCGATGTGGTGGAGCGGTTCCTGCGCGAGGCGCGCACGGTCGCGGCGCTGCAACATCCCCACATCGTGACCGTGTACGGCGTGCGCAGTCGCGACGACGCGCACGCGATTGTCATGCAGTTTGTGGACGGCACGAGCCTCGATGCGGTGGTGGCCGAACAGGGAGCGCTGCCCCCCGCACAGGCGGCCCGCCTGCTGTCGCAGGTGGCGGCCGGATTGCAGCATGCGCACGATCGCGGGGTGGTGCATCGCGACGTGAAGCCGGCCAACGTGCTGGTGGATGATCAGGGCAATGCGTACGTGTCGGACTTCGGCATCGCGCGTCGTAACGACGGCGCGATCGTGACACGGGCCGGGTTCGTATTGGGCTCATGGGACTACATGAGCCCCGAGCAACGCACGGGTGAGCGCGTGACGCCTGCCGCCGACCAATACGCGTTCGGTGTGATGGCCTTCGAAGTGTTCACCGGGCGGTTACCGTTTCCGGGTACACCGGCAGAGGTTATTCGTGGCCACATGGACACGCCGGCGCCATCGTTGCGCGCGGTCGTCCCGGAGCTCACACCGACCATCGATGCGTTGATCGCCCGCATGCTGGCCAAGGATCCGTCCGACCGCTGGCCGTCGCTGGCCGAGGCGCGGTTGCGTCTCGATGAACTCGCGGAAGGTCGCACGTCGGGCGCGCACGATGTGGTGCCGACGGCGACACCGGCGGTGTCGACGCGGGCCGTGTCGACGCGCGCCGTCACGATCGGCGTGGTGGTGCTGCTGCTGGCCGCGATCGCCGCGTGGGCGCTGGGGCTGTTCGGCTCGTAG